The following proteins are co-located in the Salvelinus fontinalis isolate EN_2023a chromosome 41, ASM2944872v1, whole genome shotgun sequence genome:
- the LOC129840513 gene encoding protein SON-like isoform X1, protein MAANIEQIFRDFVVNKIKEIEDESQDIILTDEGHPNGKTAEGADGINNTQDKDGIANKEEGDVPQKKHKKHKKHKKHKSKKKKRKEEKESGSESAADSDGDKAKTGEEDDGRSKRHKRHSGKKKKKKQKKDGDKSNTSSGSESESKPQPGNKESKPQDLPDIIPKLEEKCPEKSSSRRSRSRSGKRRSRSRDRRGRSRSRSGRRRGGHTRSRSRHRRSRSHSRRSGSARRDRRTRSRSLVILKKDRRSRSRSRRRSKSKTRSQSRHQEMSSGSPSPSRNDKSKSRSASRDSQSAEKDPSAALAKDDSAVIDENVMVAIDPPALASQSSIDGVVNMAVATGGGWKPIPFLGDSSKGEPAVSSQPSECLTSPQKCPISPKVPSGEQHETSTDHQSTSASDPNLSGQPTGEPGESDGPVTSETLDGSVDSLPPKTDAGGGDKVTPQGEELPASPQPKPQPTSGEAETTEKEGESSKSRSPSKRKKSRSKSLGQKKRSDAKSSKRRRSRTKSPGRKRKSRSSSPSHKRKSRTPSRRKGSRSKSGTRKKKSRSKSRTRNKRSKSRSPKRKRSKSRSPARRSKRSRSRSGSRRRGRGAFGGHQLSQRDRWKREPSHSPVLILRKKRSPARTNRDTSKSPPRLTELDKDQLLEIAKANAAAMCAKAGIPIPESLRPKAVLQLPLPNPMSFSMPMNMNMPMNMSMNMPMSMTMNAAMASMTAATMTAALASMGSMASMHQMAPLPSITNKPPPGPPQPNMATIEDVKRKVAKQANSISIKEFTDKCKKIVEKGGELALAEPRISDDEDDAKPFGRAALREVKGISFSLNNASVRPSPALAVRSEAAFAKEFPVSSGSQHRKKEGDGGGAYGEWVTVDKKAEKAKAAATKALATAAKETSPGDAPLSAVSVATEEPAVVKESDSVFPEPPLQPVDITQAVGERMKAQKRLAENPYDVSAICMLSRAQEQVDAWAQSNTIPGLFTGSTGATVLSSEELSNSGPQAWIKKDQFLRAAPVSGGVGEFLMRKMGWRTGEGLGRHREGTVEPIIIDFKTDRKGLVAEGEKTQKSGGMVVMKDLLGKHPVSALMEMCNKKKWIPPEFVMVTHSGPDHRKNFLFKVVVNGQDFQPASASPNKKHAKAMAATVALQAMGEVAGDTGLYTGPVFTTATTGPLFSSNV, encoded by the exons ATGGCGGCCAACATCGAGCAAATTTTTCGCGATTTCGTAGTAAATAAGATAAAAGAAATTGAAGATGAGAGTCAAGACATCAT TCTGACAGATGAAGGCCATCCCAATGGTAAAACTGCAGAAGGCGCAGATGGGATCAACAACACACAAG ATAAAGATGGCATAGCCAATAAGGAAGAGGGTGATGTCCCACAAAAGAAACACAAGAAGCACAAGAAGCACAAGAAACACAAAAGCAAAAAGAAGAAACgtaaggaagagaaagagagcggcTCAGAATCAGCAGCAGACTCTGATGGAGACAAGGCAAAGACTG GGGAAGAGGATGATGGGAGATCCAAGCGGCATAAACGACATTCtgggaagaagaagaaaaaaaagcagAAGAAAGATGGTGACAAGTCCAACACCTCATCTGGGTCGGAGTCCGAGTCAAAGCCTCAGCCTGGGAACAAGGAGAGCAAACCTCAGGATCTGCCTGATATCATCCCTAAACTAGAGGAGAAGTGTCCGGAAAAGTCCTCCTCCAGACGCTCACGGTCTCGTTCAGGCAAGCGCAGGTCCAGATCcagggacaggagagggagatccAGATCGAGGTCCGGTCGAAGACGTGGCGGACACACACGTTCAAGATCACGGCACCGGAGGTCCAGGTCACATTCTAGAAGGTCTGGGTCTgccaggagagacaggagaaccCGGTCAAGGTCCCTCGTGATCTTGAAGAAAGACAGACGGTCTAGATCGAGATCCAGAAGGCGATCGAAATCTAAGACGAGATCTCAGTCGAGACACCAAGAGATGAGTTCaggatctccctctccatccagaAACGACAAATCCAAATCCAGGTCTGCCTCAAGAGACAGCCAATCAGCCGAGAAGGATCCCTCTGCGGCCCTGGCTAAAGATGACTCTGCTGTGATAGACGAAAATGTAATGGTTGCAATCGATCCGCCAGCCCTAGCTTCCCAAAGCAGCATTGATGGTGTTGTCAATATGGCCGTTGCCACTGGAGGAGGGTGGAAGCCGATACCCTTCTTAGGGGACAGCAGTAAGGGAGAGCCAGCCGTTTCGTCCCAGCCCTCAGAATGTCTGACGTCTCCACAGAAGTGTCCTATTTCTCCCAAGGTGCCTTCAGGTGAGCAGCATGAGACCTCCACTGACCACCAGTCAACGTCAGCATCTGACCCCAACCTCAGCGGCCAGCCAACTGGTGAGCCAGGGGAATCGGATGGACCTGTTACTTCAGAAACCTTGGATGGCTCTGTAGATTCCTTACCCCCCAAAACAGATGCTGGTGGAGGGGACAAGGTGACACCTCAGGGTGAAGAGCTGCCTGCCTCACCTCAACCTAAACCACAGCCAACATCTGGAGAGGCAGAGACGACAGAGAAGGAAGGAGAATCCTCAAAGTCCAGGTCTCCTTCAaagaggaaaaagtcaaggtcaaAGTCTCTTGGTCAGAAGAAACGCTCTGATGCAAAGTCCTCCAAGAGGAGGAGGTCCAGAACCAAGTCTCCAGGGAGGAAAAGGAAATCGAGGTCCTCGTCGCCAAGCCACAAGAGGAAGTCCAGGACGCCGTCTCGGAGGAAGGGGTCTCGCTCAAAGTCCGGGACGAGAAAGAAGAAATCACGGTCCAAATCCAGAACGCGGAACAAGCGCTCAAAGTCTAGGTCGCCGAAAAGGAAACGATCCAAGTCACGGTCTCCTGCTCGGAGGTCAAAGAGATCGAGGTCACGCTCCGGTTCGCGGCGGAGGGGTAGGGGTGCATTCGGCGGCCACCAGCTGAGCCAGAGGGACCGCTGGAAGCGTGAGCCAAGCCACTCCCCAGTCCTCATCCTTCGCAAGAAGAGGTCTCCAGCACGCACCAACCGCGACACCAGCAAAAGCCCGCCACGACTCACAGAGCTGG ATAAAGACCAGTTACTGGAGATTGCTAAGGCTAATGCAGCCGCCATGTGTGCCAAGGCCGGGATACCCATCCCAGAGAGCCTGCGACCTAAAGCAGTCCTCCAGCTGCCTTTACCCAACCCCATGTCCTTCTCCATGCCCATGAATATGAACATGCCCATGAACATGTCTATGAACATGCCTATGAGCATGACCATGAATGCAGCTATGGCTAGCATGACAGCTGCCACAATGACTGCTGCCCTGGCCAGTATGGGATCTATGGCCTCCATGCACCAGATGGCCCCGCTCCCCAGCATCACCAACAAGCCCCCGCCAGGTCCCCCCCAGCCCAACATGGCCACCATTGAGGATGTGAAGAGGAAGGTGGCCAAGCAGGCAAACAGCATCAGCATCAAGGAGTTCACTGAC AAGTGTAAGAAGATtgtggagaagggaggggagcTGGCCCTCGCTGAACCCCGTATATCTGACGACGAGGACGACGCCAAACCGTTTGGACGAGCCGCCCTGAGGGAGGTCAAGGGCATCTCCTTCAGCCTCAAT aacGCATCCGTGCGTCCATCGCCGGCGTTGGCGGTTCGGAGCGAGGCGGCGTTCGCCAAGGAGTTCCCCGTCTCGTCGGGCTCCCAGCACAGGAAGAAGGAGGGCGACGGGGGAGGGGCTTATGGAGAGTGGGTGACCGTCGACAAGAAGGCGGAAAAGGCCAAGGCGGCGGCGACCAAGGCATTGGCAACGGCTGCCAAGGAAACTTCGCCTGGGGATGCGCCTTTGTCTGCGGTGTCTGTGGCAACGGAGGAGCCGGCAGTCGTCAAGGAGAGTGATAGTGTGTTCCCGGAGCCGCCACTACAG CCTGTAGACATCACCCAGGCAGTCGGTGAGAGGATGAAGGCCCAGAAGCGTCTGGCCGAGAACCCGTACGACGTCAGCGCCATCTGCATGCTCAGCCGTGCTCAGGAACAG GTGGATGCATGGGCCCAGTCCAACACCATCCCTGGACTGTTTACAGGTTCTACTGGAGCAACGGTGCTCAGCTCAGAGGAGCTGTCCAACAGCGGACCACAGGCCTGGATCAAGAAG GATCAGTTCTTGCGAGCAGCCCCGGTGTCGGGAGGAGTGGGGGAGTTTCTCATGAGGAAGATGGGATGGCGGACGGGGGAGGGGCTAGGGCGACACCGCGAGGGCACTGTCGAGCCAATCATCATCGACTTCAAGACCGACCGCAAAG GTCTGGTGGCTGAGGGAGAGAAGACTCAGAAGTCGGGCGGTATGGTTGTGATGAAGGATCTACTGG GTAAGCACCCAGTGTCTGCTCTGATGGAGATGTGTAACAAGAAGAAGTGGATTCCTCCAGAGTTTGTTATGGTGACCCACAGTGGCCCAGACCACCGCAAGAACTTCCTTTTCAAG GTGGTGGTAAATGGTCAAGACTTCCAGCCTGCGTCAGCCAGTCCCAATAAGAAGCATGCCAAAGCCATGGCTGCTACGGTGGCTCTGCAGGCCATGGGAGAGGTGGCAGGGGACACAGGGCTTTATACAGGGCCTGTGTTCACCACTGCTACCACTGGACCACTGTTCTCCTCCAacgtctaa
- the LOC129840513 gene encoding protein SON-like isoform X3 codes for MAANIEQIFRDFVVNKIKEIEDESQDIILTDEGHPNGKTAEGADGINNTQDKDGIANKEEGDVPQKKHKKHKKHKKHKSKKKKRKEEKESGSESAADSDGDKAKTGEEDDGRSKRHKRHSGKKKKKKQKKDGDKSNTSSGSESESKPQPGNKESKPQDLPDIIPKLEEKCPEKSSSRRSRSRSGKRRSRSRDRRGRSRSRSGRRRGGHTRSRSRHRRSRSHSRRSGSARRDRRTRSRSLVILKKDRRSRSRSRRRSKSKTRSQSRHQEMSSGSPSPSRNDKSKSRSASRDSQSAEKDPSAALAKDDSAVIDENVMVAIDPPALASQSSIDGVVNMAVATGGGWKPIPFLGDSSKGEPAVSSQPSECLTSPQKCPISPKVPSGEQHETSTDHQSTSASDPNLSGQPTGEPGESDGPVTSETLDGSVDSLPPKTDAGGGDKVTPQGEELPASPQPKPQPTSGEAETTEKEGESSKSRSPSKRKKSRSKSLGQKKRSDAKSSKRRRSRTKSPGRKRKSRSSSPSHKRKSRTPSRRKGSRSKSGTRKKKSRSKSRTRNKRSKSRSPKRKRSKSRSPARRSKRSRSRSGSRRRGRGAFGGHQLSQRDRWKREPSHSPVLILRKKRSPARTNRDTSKSPPRLTELDKDQLLEIAKANAAAMCAKAGIPIPESLRPKAVLQLPLPNPMSFSMPMNMNMPMNMSMNMPMSMTMNAAMASMTAATMTAALASMGSMASMHQMAPLPSITNKPPPGPPQPNMATIEDVKRKVAKQANSISIKEFTDKCKKIVEKGGELALAEPRISDDEDDAKPFGRAALREVKGISFSLNNASVRPSPALAVRSEAAFAKEFPVSSGSQHRKKEGDGGGAYGEWVTVDKKAEKAKAAATKALATAAKETSPGDAPLSAVSVATEEPAVVKESDSVFPEPPLQPVDITQAVGERMKAQKRLAENPYDVSAICMLSRAQEQVDAWAQSNTIPGLFTGSTGATVLSSEELSNSGPQAWIKKGQSL; via the exons ATGGCGGCCAACATCGAGCAAATTTTTCGCGATTTCGTAGTAAATAAGATAAAAGAAATTGAAGATGAGAGTCAAGACATCAT TCTGACAGATGAAGGCCATCCCAATGGTAAAACTGCAGAAGGCGCAGATGGGATCAACAACACACAAG ATAAAGATGGCATAGCCAATAAGGAAGAGGGTGATGTCCCACAAAAGAAACACAAGAAGCACAAGAAGCACAAGAAACACAAAAGCAAAAAGAAGAAACgtaaggaagagaaagagagcggcTCAGAATCAGCAGCAGACTCTGATGGAGACAAGGCAAAGACTG GGGAAGAGGATGATGGGAGATCCAAGCGGCATAAACGACATTCtgggaagaagaagaaaaaaaagcagAAGAAAGATGGTGACAAGTCCAACACCTCATCTGGGTCGGAGTCCGAGTCAAAGCCTCAGCCTGGGAACAAGGAGAGCAAACCTCAGGATCTGCCTGATATCATCCCTAAACTAGAGGAGAAGTGTCCGGAAAAGTCCTCCTCCAGACGCTCACGGTCTCGTTCAGGCAAGCGCAGGTCCAGATCcagggacaggagagggagatccAGATCGAGGTCCGGTCGAAGACGTGGCGGACACACACGTTCAAGATCACGGCACCGGAGGTCCAGGTCACATTCTAGAAGGTCTGGGTCTgccaggagagacaggagaaccCGGTCAAGGTCCCTCGTGATCTTGAAGAAAGACAGACGGTCTAGATCGAGATCCAGAAGGCGATCGAAATCTAAGACGAGATCTCAGTCGAGACACCAAGAGATGAGTTCaggatctccctctccatccagaAACGACAAATCCAAATCCAGGTCTGCCTCAAGAGACAGCCAATCAGCCGAGAAGGATCCCTCTGCGGCCCTGGCTAAAGATGACTCTGCTGTGATAGACGAAAATGTAATGGTTGCAATCGATCCGCCAGCCCTAGCTTCCCAAAGCAGCATTGATGGTGTTGTCAATATGGCCGTTGCCACTGGAGGAGGGTGGAAGCCGATACCCTTCTTAGGGGACAGCAGTAAGGGAGAGCCAGCCGTTTCGTCCCAGCCCTCAGAATGTCTGACGTCTCCACAGAAGTGTCCTATTTCTCCCAAGGTGCCTTCAGGTGAGCAGCATGAGACCTCCACTGACCACCAGTCAACGTCAGCATCTGACCCCAACCTCAGCGGCCAGCCAACTGGTGAGCCAGGGGAATCGGATGGACCTGTTACTTCAGAAACCTTGGATGGCTCTGTAGATTCCTTACCCCCCAAAACAGATGCTGGTGGAGGGGACAAGGTGACACCTCAGGGTGAAGAGCTGCCTGCCTCACCTCAACCTAAACCACAGCCAACATCTGGAGAGGCAGAGACGACAGAGAAGGAAGGAGAATCCTCAAAGTCCAGGTCTCCTTCAaagaggaaaaagtcaaggtcaaAGTCTCTTGGTCAGAAGAAACGCTCTGATGCAAAGTCCTCCAAGAGGAGGAGGTCCAGAACCAAGTCTCCAGGGAGGAAAAGGAAATCGAGGTCCTCGTCGCCAAGCCACAAGAGGAAGTCCAGGACGCCGTCTCGGAGGAAGGGGTCTCGCTCAAAGTCCGGGACGAGAAAGAAGAAATCACGGTCCAAATCCAGAACGCGGAACAAGCGCTCAAAGTCTAGGTCGCCGAAAAGGAAACGATCCAAGTCACGGTCTCCTGCTCGGAGGTCAAAGAGATCGAGGTCACGCTCCGGTTCGCGGCGGAGGGGTAGGGGTGCATTCGGCGGCCACCAGCTGAGCCAGAGGGACCGCTGGAAGCGTGAGCCAAGCCACTCCCCAGTCCTCATCCTTCGCAAGAAGAGGTCTCCAGCACGCACCAACCGCGACACCAGCAAAAGCCCGCCACGACTCACAGAGCTGG ATAAAGACCAGTTACTGGAGATTGCTAAGGCTAATGCAGCCGCCATGTGTGCCAAGGCCGGGATACCCATCCCAGAGAGCCTGCGACCTAAAGCAGTCCTCCAGCTGCCTTTACCCAACCCCATGTCCTTCTCCATGCCCATGAATATGAACATGCCCATGAACATGTCTATGAACATGCCTATGAGCATGACCATGAATGCAGCTATGGCTAGCATGACAGCTGCCACAATGACTGCTGCCCTGGCCAGTATGGGATCTATGGCCTCCATGCACCAGATGGCCCCGCTCCCCAGCATCACCAACAAGCCCCCGCCAGGTCCCCCCCAGCCCAACATGGCCACCATTGAGGATGTGAAGAGGAAGGTGGCCAAGCAGGCAAACAGCATCAGCATCAAGGAGTTCACTGAC AAGTGTAAGAAGATtgtggagaagggaggggagcTGGCCCTCGCTGAACCCCGTATATCTGACGACGAGGACGACGCCAAACCGTTTGGACGAGCCGCCCTGAGGGAGGTCAAGGGCATCTCCTTCAGCCTCAAT aacGCATCCGTGCGTCCATCGCCGGCGTTGGCGGTTCGGAGCGAGGCGGCGTTCGCCAAGGAGTTCCCCGTCTCGTCGGGCTCCCAGCACAGGAAGAAGGAGGGCGACGGGGGAGGGGCTTATGGAGAGTGGGTGACCGTCGACAAGAAGGCGGAAAAGGCCAAGGCGGCGGCGACCAAGGCATTGGCAACGGCTGCCAAGGAAACTTCGCCTGGGGATGCGCCTTTGTCTGCGGTGTCTGTGGCAACGGAGGAGCCGGCAGTCGTCAAGGAGAGTGATAGTGTGTTCCCGGAGCCGCCACTACAG CCTGTAGACATCACCCAGGCAGTCGGTGAGAGGATGAAGGCCCAGAAGCGTCTGGCCGAGAACCCGTACGACGTCAGCGCCATCTGCATGCTCAGCCGTGCTCAGGAACAG GTGGATGCATGGGCCCAGTCCAACACCATCCCTGGACTGTTTACAGGTTCTACTGGAGCAACGGTGCTCAGCTCAGAGGAGCTGTCCAACAGCGGACCACAGGCCTGGATCAAGAAG GGTCAGTCCTTGTAG
- the LOC129840513 gene encoding protein SON-like isoform X2: MAANIEQIFRDFVVNKIKEIEDESQDIILTDEGHPNGKTAEGADGINNTQDKDGIANKEEGDVPQKKHKKHKKHKKHKSKKKKRKEEKESGSESAADSDGDKAKTGEEDDGRSKRHKRHSGKKKKKKQKKDGDKSNTSSGSESESKPQPGNKESKPQDLPDIIPKLEEKCPEKSSSRRSRSRSGKRRSRSRDRRGRSRSRSGRRRGGHTRSRSRHRRSRSHSRRSGSARRDRRTRSRSLVILKKDRRSRSRSRRRSKSKTRSQSRHQEMSSGSPSPSRNDKSKSRSASRDSQSAEKDPSAALAKDDSAVIDENVMVAIDPPALASQSSIDGVVNMAVATGGGWKPIPFLGDSSKGEPAVSSQPSECLTSPQKCPISPKVPSGEQHETSTDHQSTSASDPNLSGQPTGEPGESDGPVTSETLDGSVDSLPPKTDAGGGDKVTPQGEELPASPQPKPQPTSGEAETTEKEGESSKSRSPSKRKKSRSKSLGQKKRSDAKSSKRRRSRTKSPGRKRKSRSSSPSHKRKSRTPSRRKGSRSKSGTRKKKSRSKSRTRNKRSKSRSPKRKRSKSRSPARRSKRSRSRSGSRRRGRGAFGGHQLSQRDRWKREPSHSPVLILRKKRSPARTNRDTSKSPPRLTELDKDQLLEIAKANAAAMCAKAGIPIPESLRPKAVLQLPLPNPMSFSMPMNMNMPMNMSMNMPMSMTMNAAMASMTAATMTAALASMGSMASMHQMAPLPSITNKPPPGPPQPNMATIEDVKRKVAKQANSISIKEFTDKCKKIVEKGGELALAEPRISDDEDDAKPFGRAALREVKGISFSLNNASVRPSPALAVRSEAAFAKEFPVSSGSQHRKKEGDGGGAYGEWVTVDKKAEKAKAAATKALATAAKETSPGDAPLSAVSVATEEPAVVKESDSVFPEPPLQPVDITQAVGERMKAQKRLAENPYDVSAICMLSRAQEQVDAWAQSNTIPGLFTGSTGATVLSSEELSNSGPQAWIKKQVQMQY, translated from the exons ATGGCGGCCAACATCGAGCAAATTTTTCGCGATTTCGTAGTAAATAAGATAAAAGAAATTGAAGATGAGAGTCAAGACATCAT TCTGACAGATGAAGGCCATCCCAATGGTAAAACTGCAGAAGGCGCAGATGGGATCAACAACACACAAG ATAAAGATGGCATAGCCAATAAGGAAGAGGGTGATGTCCCACAAAAGAAACACAAGAAGCACAAGAAGCACAAGAAACACAAAAGCAAAAAGAAGAAACgtaaggaagagaaagagagcggcTCAGAATCAGCAGCAGACTCTGATGGAGACAAGGCAAAGACTG GGGAAGAGGATGATGGGAGATCCAAGCGGCATAAACGACATTCtgggaagaagaagaaaaaaaagcagAAGAAAGATGGTGACAAGTCCAACACCTCATCTGGGTCGGAGTCCGAGTCAAAGCCTCAGCCTGGGAACAAGGAGAGCAAACCTCAGGATCTGCCTGATATCATCCCTAAACTAGAGGAGAAGTGTCCGGAAAAGTCCTCCTCCAGACGCTCACGGTCTCGTTCAGGCAAGCGCAGGTCCAGATCcagggacaggagagggagatccAGATCGAGGTCCGGTCGAAGACGTGGCGGACACACACGTTCAAGATCACGGCACCGGAGGTCCAGGTCACATTCTAGAAGGTCTGGGTCTgccaggagagacaggagaaccCGGTCAAGGTCCCTCGTGATCTTGAAGAAAGACAGACGGTCTAGATCGAGATCCAGAAGGCGATCGAAATCTAAGACGAGATCTCAGTCGAGACACCAAGAGATGAGTTCaggatctccctctccatccagaAACGACAAATCCAAATCCAGGTCTGCCTCAAGAGACAGCCAATCAGCCGAGAAGGATCCCTCTGCGGCCCTGGCTAAAGATGACTCTGCTGTGATAGACGAAAATGTAATGGTTGCAATCGATCCGCCAGCCCTAGCTTCCCAAAGCAGCATTGATGGTGTTGTCAATATGGCCGTTGCCACTGGAGGAGGGTGGAAGCCGATACCCTTCTTAGGGGACAGCAGTAAGGGAGAGCCAGCCGTTTCGTCCCAGCCCTCAGAATGTCTGACGTCTCCACAGAAGTGTCCTATTTCTCCCAAGGTGCCTTCAGGTGAGCAGCATGAGACCTCCACTGACCACCAGTCAACGTCAGCATCTGACCCCAACCTCAGCGGCCAGCCAACTGGTGAGCCAGGGGAATCGGATGGACCTGTTACTTCAGAAACCTTGGATGGCTCTGTAGATTCCTTACCCCCCAAAACAGATGCTGGTGGAGGGGACAAGGTGACACCTCAGGGTGAAGAGCTGCCTGCCTCACCTCAACCTAAACCACAGCCAACATCTGGAGAGGCAGAGACGACAGAGAAGGAAGGAGAATCCTCAAAGTCCAGGTCTCCTTCAaagaggaaaaagtcaaggtcaaAGTCTCTTGGTCAGAAGAAACGCTCTGATGCAAAGTCCTCCAAGAGGAGGAGGTCCAGAACCAAGTCTCCAGGGAGGAAAAGGAAATCGAGGTCCTCGTCGCCAAGCCACAAGAGGAAGTCCAGGACGCCGTCTCGGAGGAAGGGGTCTCGCTCAAAGTCCGGGACGAGAAAGAAGAAATCACGGTCCAAATCCAGAACGCGGAACAAGCGCTCAAAGTCTAGGTCGCCGAAAAGGAAACGATCCAAGTCACGGTCTCCTGCTCGGAGGTCAAAGAGATCGAGGTCACGCTCCGGTTCGCGGCGGAGGGGTAGGGGTGCATTCGGCGGCCACCAGCTGAGCCAGAGGGACCGCTGGAAGCGTGAGCCAAGCCACTCCCCAGTCCTCATCCTTCGCAAGAAGAGGTCTCCAGCACGCACCAACCGCGACACCAGCAAAAGCCCGCCACGACTCACAGAGCTGG ATAAAGACCAGTTACTGGAGATTGCTAAGGCTAATGCAGCCGCCATGTGTGCCAAGGCCGGGATACCCATCCCAGAGAGCCTGCGACCTAAAGCAGTCCTCCAGCTGCCTTTACCCAACCCCATGTCCTTCTCCATGCCCATGAATATGAACATGCCCATGAACATGTCTATGAACATGCCTATGAGCATGACCATGAATGCAGCTATGGCTAGCATGACAGCTGCCACAATGACTGCTGCCCTGGCCAGTATGGGATCTATGGCCTCCATGCACCAGATGGCCCCGCTCCCCAGCATCACCAACAAGCCCCCGCCAGGTCCCCCCCAGCCCAACATGGCCACCATTGAGGATGTGAAGAGGAAGGTGGCCAAGCAGGCAAACAGCATCAGCATCAAGGAGTTCACTGAC AAGTGTAAGAAGATtgtggagaagggaggggagcTGGCCCTCGCTGAACCCCGTATATCTGACGACGAGGACGACGCCAAACCGTTTGGACGAGCCGCCCTGAGGGAGGTCAAGGGCATCTCCTTCAGCCTCAAT aacGCATCCGTGCGTCCATCGCCGGCGTTGGCGGTTCGGAGCGAGGCGGCGTTCGCCAAGGAGTTCCCCGTCTCGTCGGGCTCCCAGCACAGGAAGAAGGAGGGCGACGGGGGAGGGGCTTATGGAGAGTGGGTGACCGTCGACAAGAAGGCGGAAAAGGCCAAGGCGGCGGCGACCAAGGCATTGGCAACGGCTGCCAAGGAAACTTCGCCTGGGGATGCGCCTTTGTCTGCGGTGTCTGTGGCAACGGAGGAGCCGGCAGTCGTCAAGGAGAGTGATAGTGTGTTCCCGGAGCCGCCACTACAG CCTGTAGACATCACCCAGGCAGTCGGTGAGAGGATGAAGGCCCAGAAGCGTCTGGCCGAGAACCCGTACGACGTCAGCGCCATCTGCATGCTCAGCCGTGCTCAGGAACAG GTGGATGCATGGGCCCAGTCCAACACCATCCCTGGACTGTTTACAGGTTCTACTGGAGCAACGGTGCTCAGCTCAGAGGAGCTGTCCAACAGCGGACCACAGGCCTGGATCAAGAAG CAGGTGCAAATGCAGTACTGA
- the LOC129840516 gene encoding uncharacterized protein LOC129840516, which yields MDLNTGLVKEHVSEMERRVAPVYTPSSVDEYRQGTENSQKTLVDIRSGRIIRPVGEMERSNKQILQDERDRFQNVRLVGAEVRSVPVEERRQGTVPSRRFILNLNTGLVKEHISEMDRRVAPVYTPYSVDEFRQGTENSQKTLVDIRSGRIIRPVGEMERSMKLTPQDDRLVSAKAETHSEKECVGEVIDGHCYQFNPTLMTFSEAEYSCRILSPYGHLASVTNGNLHSRLVSLVTRATKSPVLTWLGGVVKDKQSEWTDGSAWGYSDWMPRHPDTQTDKQACLEMFRIDESWWTAVDCELKRASICSFPMAA from the exons ATGGACCTGAACACCGGCCTCGTCAAGGAACACGTcagtgagatggagaggagagtggCACCAG tgtaCACACCTTCCTCTGTGGATGAGTACAGACAGGGAACCGAGAACTCCCAGAAAACTCTGGTGGACATCAGGAGCGGACGCATCATCAGGcctgttggagagatggagagaagcaaTAAACAGATACTTCAGGATGAGAGAGACAGATTCCAAA ATGTGAGGCTGGTTGGGGCTGAGGTCCGGAGCGTCCCAGTGGAGGAACGTAGACAGGGAACAGTGCCTTCCAGACGATTCATTTTGAACCTGAACACCGGCCTCGTCAAGGAACACATCAGCGAGATGGACAGGAGAGTGGCACCAG tGTACACTCCTTACTCTGTAGATGAGTTCAGACAGGGAACCGAGAACTCCCAGAAAACTCTGGTGGACATCAGGAGTGGACGCATCATTAGGcctgttggagagatggagagaagcatGAAACTGACACCTCAGG ATGACAGGCTGGTGAGTGCTAAGGCTGAGACTCACTCAGAGAAAGAGTGTGTTGGTGAGGTCATCGATGGCCACTGCTATCAGTTCAACCCCACACTAATGACCTTCAGTGAGGCAGAG tACTCCTGCAGAATTCTCTCCCCTTACGGACACCTGGCCTCCGTAACCAACGGCAACCTGCACTCCCGCCTGGTCTCCCTGGTGACCAGGGCCACCAAGAGTCCCGTCCTCACCTGGCTGGGTGGAGTCGTGAAG GATAAGCAGTCAGAGTGGACCGACGGGTCAGCCTGGGGCTACAGTGACTGGATGCCCCGtcacccagacacacagacagacaagcaggctTGTCTGGAGATGTTCAGAATTG ATGAGAGCTGGTGGACAGCAGTGGACTGTGAACTGAAGAGAGCTTCCATCTGCTCCTTCCCCATGGCAGCATAA